The Bacillus sp. B-jedd sequence ATGTGGCGGAAATCCATCAGGTCCTGCGGAAATATGAAGGGAGAATCACCTATCAATTAACCCCAATGAGCACTTTGATTGAGGGCGATTTGGCCGAACTGCTTGAGGTCGTACGCGAGATTCATGAAGTCCCTTTTGCAAAAGGGCTGCAGAGAGTTTGCACGAATATCCGGATTGATGATCGCCGTGACAAGGAACACACGATGGAGCGGAAACTACGGGCGGTTGAGAACCGGCTGCGTGGATTGGGCTGAGCTTGTTTTAGGGGAAGAAGCACTAGTGGCCTTTTATTTGTATTTAAAAAAGAACGCTTGGGAATTCCCAAGCGTTTTTTACTTGCCTTTTGCATTGACCAATTCGAACCGCTCACAGACGAGCAGCATGTCTTCGGAAAATTCAAGCCCCAGCTTGCCAAGCTCTTGGGTAAAAAAACGCGTGTGGGCATCTTTCCAATACTGGTATGTTCGGTCTCCCTCACCTTCCGCAATCGCAAAATCCTCGGGAACCTCATTCATTGGCATTTTCTTAACATCAGTTATTTTAATCATCCCAACAGGCTCATCGCGGCTATTCAGAATAATACTGTAATCATCGACTGCGGGGAGCCGTTCGTTTTCCAGTTCATAAAAAATAAAACCTGAGCAAGTGGCCGTTTTGATTCCATCGATGACCAGTTGTGCTAGATAGTCGGCATCATCCCCGAATTGCCATGCGCTGACTGATTTCGGCGCTTCCTCCTGTTTGGTTTCCCAATACTCATTCCAATATTTCTGAGCTAGATCGTTCATGGAAAGTCCCCCTTTTGCAAAAAACGAATCGTTTCTTTTCATCATATCATTTAACTGTTTGAATGGGCGTAACATTTAATGACCTGAAACACTGGGTGATATAGAAACACTGGAAATCGTAGAGGCCAAAAAGCTTTGAATAACTTAAAAGAAAAAGCCTGCAGGGACTAGTGCCACCATTAAACAAGCAGGATTTTCCATTCCTGATGGAGAATGTAAAACTTATTAGGGAAAGATTATCACCTGTCTGACGTACGGATCATTCCCTTAATACATACTTCTATATTACTAGCCCGAAGGAGTGAGTGAAATGAAAGTAAAAATGAAAAAATGCATCCGCTGCAAAACACTCTTAAGCTACTCCTCAAAAATCTGCTACAAATGTGGAGGCACCGAACTGGAAAGATGCATAAAGTGATGAAAGGAACGGTTCTGCTGCTTTCTTCGAGACCCGAAGAAAGTGCTGGAACCGCCCTCTGCTTCTAAAAACAGCAGTAGAGCTCGGGAGCTCCGCTGCTGTTTTATTGTTGAATGACTGGCAGGACGATGAAGAAAGATCTCATTTAGATCCATAACATCCTTCGATACAACGCCGTCCGGTCGCCAAGTCCTTCTTTCGAGCCCGAAAGCCCGTTATGAAAGGAGAAACAACGTCCCCTATGAAAACACAGCACCTGGAAATTATTTCGCTTCCCGAATGAAACGCTGGAACCGTCCCCTGCCTTGCTTTCTGTGATATTATTTTAGAGGAATATTTTTTAAAATAAATTGATGGCGTGGGAGTTTCCAGGTACCTATTAGGGGAGCTGCGCTTGCATGGATTTATAGATTTTGAAATTTTGCTAGAGGTGGTTTGGGTATGCCGGGTGGCGTTGTTGATAATCAGCGGACTGGTTTAGTTGGGGATGTGCTGAGGCGGAATCTTGGGGAGGGCAGCCGGATTTCTGTGGCTGCGGCTCATTTTACGTTGTATGCGTTTGAAGAGTTGAAGCGGGAGCTGGCGAAGGTGGACGGGTTTCGTTTCATCCTGACAGAACCGGCTTTTGTTGATATGGAAGGCTTGCCGCGTGAGCAAGTAGAAAAAAATGAGAATCTGCTCTTTGGCGTAGTGGAGGAACAGAAATATAAAGCGGAGCTGTCTCAGGCGCATATTGCCAGGGAGCTGGCGAAGTGGGTAACAACGAAGGCACAGTTTAAGTCGGTGACAAAGCAAAAGATAGAAGGCGGGCTTTACCATGTCGCCAACAAGGATGAGAAGGAAATCGGCCTCGTTGGCGGGGCGCCATTTTCAACCGCGGGGCTTGGCTACAGCAATTCATCGAATATGTATATCAATACAATTGTCGATGACAAAGAAACAAACCGCCAGCTCTTGAACAATTTCGATTCTATCTGGCAAAATGAACAGGTTTTGCATGATGTAAAGGACAATATCCTCGATAGACTGGAAACGCTCTACAAGGAAAACTCTCCAGAGTTCATTTACTTTGTCACGCTGTATCATTTGTTTAAAGAATTTTTGGAAGGAACGAAGGACCTGGACGCGCTCCAGGCAAAAACGGGTTTCGAGAACACGATGATCTGGAACAAGCTCTATGCCTTCCAGAAGGACGGAGTGGTCGGCGCGGTCAATAAAATCGAAAAGCATGGCGGCTGCATTATCGCCGATAGCGTCGGTCTCGGGAAAACGTTCGAAGCGCTCGCTGTCATCAAATATTATGAGCTCCGCAACCATCGTGTCCTCGTACTTGCGCCGAAAAAGCTGCGCGAGAACTGGTCGATTTACCGATTGAATGATAAGCGGAATATTTTGGCGGATGATCGTTTTTCTTATGATTTATTGAACCATACCGATTTATCACGCCAGGGGGGATACAGTGGCGACATCAATCTTGAACATGTGAACTGGGGGAATTATGACCTCGTCGTCATTGACGAGTCGCACAACTTCCGCAATAATGAGGCGCGCAATGACAGGGTGACCCGTTATTCGCGGCTTATGAATGACATGATCAAAGCCGGCGTCAAAACAAAGATCCTCATGCTGTCGGCGACGCCGGTCAATAATAAGCTCGACGATTTAAAAAACCAGGTTGCCTTCATTACTGAAGGTAATGACGGCGCCTTATCCGAAAGCGCGAATATCAAGAACATATCGCAGACGATCAGGCAGGCGCAGTCGCAGTTCAACAAATGGAGCAAGCTGCCGGAAGAAGAACGGACGACAGAGCGGCTGCTCGACTTTTTGAGCTGGGACTATTTCACCTTGCTTGATTCGTTAACGATTGCGCGCTCGCGGCGTCATATCGAAAAATATTACAACATGAAAGATATCGGCAAATTTCCGGACCGGAAAAAGCCGCTTAATATAAAGGAAACGATTGACAAGCAAGGCGAGTTTCCGGCGCTTTCGCTTATTAATGATGATATCCTCAGGCTGCGCCTCGCCGTGTATTCGCCGATGCAATACGTCCTACCGCATATGCGGGGCGCCTATAATGAAAAGTACGATACAAAGGTAAGGAATGGCCAGGTTTTCCGGCAGACCGACCGTGAAAACAACCTGATCCATTTGATGAAAGCGAATTTGCTGAAACGGCTTGAAAGTTCCGTACATTCTTTTTCTTTGACGTTAAAGAGTATTACAAACAACATCGATGCCTTTTTGCAAAAAATCGATGACTACAAACCCGGACAGGATGCCGCACAGGATATAATGGATATCGATGTCGAGGATCCGGAGCTTGAAGACGCGCTCATCGGTTCAAAGGTCAAAATTCTGCTGAAGGATGTCGATTTGATCCGTTGGAAGCAAGACCTTCAATATGACCGGGAAATTCTCGCGCGCCTCACGATGCAGGCTGAAATGGTTTCCCCGGAACGTGACCAGAAGCTTTCGCGGCTGAAGGAATTGATATCCGATAAAGTCGCAAACCCTTTGAACGGGCAAAACAAGAAAGTCCTTATCTTCACCGCGTTCGCCGATACGGCCAACTATTTATATGCAAACCTAAGCGGCTGGACCCGTGATAAATTTGGGCTTCACAGCGCTGTTGTGACGGGATCGGACAATCCTAAAACAACTATGAAACTGAAAAAAGCCGATTTCAACAGTGTCCTTACCTATTTTTCGCCTCTTTCAAAAGAACGGGCAAAGGTCATGCCGGATGCGAAAGAAGAAATTGATGTGCTGATTGCTACAGACTGCATATCCGAAGGCCAAAACCTCCAGGACTGCGACTATTTAATCAATTATGATATCCACTGGAACCCAGTGCGGATCATCCAGAGGTTTGGCCGGATTGACCGACTTGGCAGTAAAAATGGTGTCATCCAGCTGGTGAACTTTTGGCCGCCGATTGAACTGGACGAATATATCAACCTCGTCGGACGGGTCAAGGACCGGATGACGATTCTCAATATTTCATCGACAGGTGAGGAGAATGTCATTGCTGAAAACAGCAATGAGATGAAGGATCTCGAATACCGCCGGAAACAACTGGAGAAACTGCAGAACGAGATGATCGATCTGGAAGAAATTTCGGGGAATATTTCACTCACCGATTTCACGCTTGATGATTTCCGGATGGATTTGCTTGCCCATATGAAGAAAAATGGCAGCGTTGTGAAAGAAGCTCCGCTGGGATTGTTTTCATTGACGAGTAACAGGAACGGAAAACTGAAGGAAGAAATCAGCCCGGGAGTGATTTTTTGCCTGAAGCAAATCAATCATGTACCAGGGCAGGACGGCAAAAATGCACTCCATCCGTATTACCTCGTTTATGTAAAATACGACGGGAATGTACTTTTAAGCTATGGCCACGTAAAAAAGATTCTAGATTTATACAGGTCGCTTTGCCTCGGCAAACAGGAGCCGGAACGCGTGCTGTATGAATTATTTTATAAAGAAACACGGAACGGCAGGCAAATGGTGCCGTATAAAGAACTGCTTGAGCAGGCCGCAGGTGAGATAGCCGGCAAAATCGACCATCAATCAACGCTGAACATTTTCAGCCTTGGCAGCCTCGACAGCCTTGTCGCCAGTTCAAATACGAACCTCCAGGACTTTGAAGTCGTATCTTATTTGATAGTGAAGGAGTAAATGGCGCGGATGAAAGCTGCGGATAGTTTTTATGAACATATTGGCATTGGACGGCTTTTATCCCCAATTCATAAAAAGCTCGATAAAAAGATGTTTTATGAACAGGGCGGCCTTAAAAAAGGGGAGAAGGAGACCATTTCGAAATTGATTGAAAAGATGGAACTGGCGTACCTGCTCTCCCTTTCCACGATCAATATTCAGCCGTTTATTTCTGACGAATACCATGTTGAAGGCGTAATGTTCTTAACGGTCCAGCTCAGGGAGGATCCCTCGGACAGGCAAGTGGCCACTATTGATGAAGCGATACACCGCGCTCTGCCTCATCCAGTTGTCCTCGTGTTCGACTGGAACGGTGAATGCCAAATCAGCACCGCGATGAAACGGCTGAACAAGGTGGACAGGTCAGGTGTCGTCATTGAGGGGATCCATCGGACAGGCTGGTTTTTTCCCTCGGAAGCGAAAGCCGAGTTTGAGGCATTTTTGCAGGCAGTCCGACTTGAAAATGTCAGATTTTCGAGCTTTCTCGATTTTTACAAGGATATTGACCGCGCTGTAGAAGCCATTAAACTTTCCCGAGTGGCAGGCAGTTACAAAATCGCCGGAAGTGAAGCTGAATACGAGGAGCGGCAGGCTGCACTTTTGCAAATCGAAAAGCTCGAGCAGGAGGCTGTTAAACTGAAAACGGCGATCAGGAAAGAGTCACAGTTTAATAAAAAAGTTGAGATGAATGTAAAAATCCAACAGCTACTGAAGCAGATGGAATCGTTAAAGAAACAGTTGGATACGCAGGGGGAATGAAGGATGGAAAAGCTGGATGGACAATCGCTAGACTTGGCTGCGCAGAACATTGAAGCCATTAAGCGGCTTTTTCCTGAAGTGGTCGCAGAAGGAAAAATTGATTTTGAAAAACTGAAGCTCGCTCTTGGGGAGGCGGTCGACTCCCGGAAGGAGAAATTCGAATTCTCCTGGCATGGAAAGGCTGAAGCGCTGAAGTTGGCGCAGACACCTTCCGCCGGCACCTTGAGGCCAGACAGGGATTCAGGCAAAAACTGGGACGAAACTGAAAATCTTTATATTGAAGGAGACAACCTTGAAGTATTGAAGCTTTTGCAGAAATCATATTTCGGGAAGGTCAAGATGATTTTCATCGACCCGCCTTATAACACTGGCAAGGACTTCGTTTATAAGGACGACTTCAGAGACAGCATCGAAAATTACAAGCGCCAAACTGGCCAGGCGATGAAGGCGAACGCCGAAACGCGGGGACGCTACCATACCGACTGGCTCAATATGATGTACCCGCGCCTGAAGCTTGCGCGCAATCTGCTCCAAGAGAACGGAGTGATGTTCATCAGCCTTGATGATACCGAAGTGGCCAATCTGAGGAAGATGTGCGATGAGATATTCGGTGAGGACAACTTCGTCGCGAACCTCGTCTGGCAAAAGAAATTCTCGAGGGCGAATGACGCGGCGTACTTTTCAACAATGCATGACCATATACTCGTTTATTGCAAAAATAGTATCCATACAAATGAAAGCGGCTGGAAAATTGGCCTGCTGCCAAGAGGGGACGAAATTCCGCAAGGCTATGGCAACCCCGACAACGACCCGCGCGGGGTCTGGACCTCAGTCGTCCTGTCGGCGAAATCGGGTTCGGACAAACTCCTTTATGAAATCACAACGCCAAGCGGACGGGTATGTGCGCCGCCGAGCGGAAGATACTGGAGTGTCAGCAAGGAACGTTTCGAGGAACTCGTCAGGGATAACCGCATTTGGTTTGGCGTGAAGGGGGATGGGACGCCTAGGCTGAAAACCTTCTTGTCCGAGGTGCAGAGCGGGCTGAGGCCAAACACGATTCTGTTCCATGCGGAAGCTGGCCATAACCAGGAAGGGAAACAGGAAACGAAGGCCCTTTTTGACGATGTCGGGGTGTTCGACGGCCCGAAACCGGTCAGGCTCCTTGAATTTCTGCTGAAAACGGCGAATCTAGAGGATGCCGAAATTGTTCTCGATTTCTTCTCGGGTTCGGCGACAACCGCCCATGCGGTAATGAAGCTGAACAGCGAGGATGGCTTACGGCGTAAATTCATTTTGGTTCAATTACCGGAGCTTTGCGACTCAGGGACTGAGGCATATAAAGCCGGATTCCGGACGATTTGTGAAATCGGCAGGGAGCGGATTCGCCGGGCAGGGGAAAAGGTGGCTGCGGAGTCGGAGCGTGACGATCTTGATATTGGCTTTAAGGCCTTCAGTCTCGATTCTTCCAATCTAAAGCCGTGGGATCCGGATTTTGAAAATCTCGAGCAGGACTTGTTCAACCTAGAAGACAATTTGAAGGAAGACCGTACCCAGGATGATCTGCTGCATGAAATCCTCCTGAAAGTCGGCCTGCCGCTCACGGTTCCGATCGAAAAAGCGGACGTTGGCGGGAAAACGGTTTATTCGGTTGGTTATGGCTCGCTTCTCGTGTGCCTTGAGGATGAGATCGGGCTCGACGTTGTCAACGGAATGATCAGGCTGAAGGCAGAAGCGTTCAACCCGAAAGTCGTCTTCAAGGAATCCGGTTTCCTGAATGATGCGGTAAAAACGAATGCAATCCAGACGCTTAGGAAAAATGGAATCAATGATGTTAGGAGTGTGTAAGGAATGAAGCTGAAGTTTCAGGCGGACCTTGGGTACCAGCGCCAGGCCATTGATTCTATTGTAAATATTTTCAGGGGGCAGTCGACCAGGCAGTCGAATTTCACTGTTTCCTACGGCGAGGATGCCGGAATGATCCAAACCGATCTTGGGATTGGCAACCGGCTTGATTTGACCAAGAATGAAATTTTGAAAAATGTCCAGGAAATCCAGATTCAAAACGGCCTCGCGCGAAGTGAAGCGCTCGATGGGATGAATTTCACTGTCGAAATGGAGACAGGCACCGGGAAAACGTATGTGTATTTGCGTTCAATTTATGAACTGAACAAGCAATACGGCTTTACGAAGTTCGTCATTGTTGTGCCGTCCGTCGCGATTCGCGAGGGCGTTTATAAATCACTGCAAATCACTGAGCAGCACTTCAAGGAGCTTTATGACAGGCAGCCGCTCGAGTATTTCATCTATGACTCGGAGAAACTCGATCAAGTGCGCAACTTTGCGACAGCCACAGCGATCCAGGTGATGATCATCAATATTGATGCGTTCAGGAAAAGCTTCGCCGACCCGGAAAAAGAAGATAAGGCGAATGTCATCCACCGCGCAAATGACCGCCTGAACGGCTACCGGCCGATCGAGTTCATCCAGCAGACGAATCCGATTGTCATCATCGATGAACCGCAAAGTGTCGACACGACGCCGAAGTCGAAAGAAGCAATTTCCTCGCTTGCGCCAATGTGCACGCTCCGATATTCAGCGACCCACATTGATAAATACAATATGATATTCCGCCTCGATGCGGTCGATGCATATAATGAAAAGCTCGTCAAAAAGATTGAAGTCATGTCGGTCAGGTCAGAGCAATCGTTCAACCTGCCTTTTATGAAGCTGCTTGAGGTGAAAGAGCGAAAGGCGAAAATCGAGCTTGATGTGGAAGCGAACGGGAAAGTGAAACGCGTGGTAAAAATCGTCAAAAACGGTGATGACCTTTACGATTTATCCGGAGACCGCGAACTGTACCGTGGCTTCCGCGTCGAGCAGATCGATTGGACACCCGGAAACGAATCAGTTGAAATCAACGGCCACTATCTTGCGATCGGCGATGCGCTCGGTGAAGTCGATGATGAAACGATTAAACGGTATCAAATCCGGAGGACAATCGAGGAGCATCTCGATAAGGAGCTGCGGTACAACCACCGAGGCATCAAAGTGCTTAGCCTGTTTTTCATCGACAAAGTGGCGAATTATCGGGATTACGACAAAAGCGGGAATCCAGTCAAAGGAAAGTACGCGCTCATGTTCGAGGAAGAATACAGAATCCTTGCAAGAAAGCCGAAATACCGCACCCTTTTCGATGATATTGATGTAGACGTGGAAGTGGAAAGGATTCACAATGGCTATTTTGCCCAAGATAAAAAGGGCTTGCTGAAGGATACGAAAGGGAATACGGCGGCGGACACGGATGTGTACAGCCTGATCATGAAGGATAAGGAAAGGCTGTTGAGCCTTGAGGAGCCGCTGAGGTTCATTTTTTCCCACTCAGCGTTGAGGGAAGGCTGGGACAATCCGAACGTTTTCCAGATATGCACGCTGAAGGATTCAGGCGGAACGTATGTGAGCCGGCGACAGGAAATTGGCCGGGGCTTGCGCCTTGCCGTCAACCAGGACGGAGAGCGGGTAGCGGATTATAATGTGAATACGCTGACCGTCATGGCGAATGAATCGTACGAGGAGTTTGTTGCCAATCTCCAGACCGAGATGGAGGAACAGACGGGGATTGTTTTTGGCAAAATTGAAAAGCATATCTTCGCCAGGCTTGCGTATTTGGACCAGGAGAAGGATGAGCCGGTCGCGATGGGTTACGACTTGTCGGCAAAATTATATGAAAGCCTGAAAAGCGGAGGATATGTCGATCAAAAAGAAAAAGCAACGGCAAAGCTGAAGGAAGCGCTCGAAAACTATGAGGTTGAGCTTCCCGACGAATTCGAGCCTTGGAAAACGGCGGTGCTGAAAGAACTGAAGCATATCACTAGCCGACTGCCTGTAAAGGATGCGAGCAGGAAAAAGAAAGTGAAACTGAACAAAGCGGTAATCGACAGCAAGGATTTCCTTGAGTTATGGGACCGGATCAAGTATAAAACGGTGTTTTCAATTGATTTTGACAGCGAGGAGTTGATCCGGAAGACGGTCGAGGCAATCGGGAAGATGAACCGGATTGACAAAGTGCGCATCATTAGCCGGAAGGATCGGGTGGCCGGTTTTGACCGGATCACCGGGGTGAGCGGCTCGGTCGTGAGTGAGCGAGTTGAGGATTACGTTGAATCTGCGCATGTACTCCCCGATGTGATCACTGAGCTGCAAAACCGTACGAACCTTACACGAAAGACGATTGTCCGGATTCTTACCGGCTGCAAAAGGCTTGAGGATTTCAAAAATAATCCCCAGAAGTTCATCCAGGAAGTTACGAAAATCATTCAGCGCGAAATGAAGCTGCTTTTGCGCGACGGCATTAAATATTACAAGATGGATGATGACTCATACTATGCAGTCGAGCTGTTCAAAAACGAGGAACTGCTAGCCTATTTGAACGATAATGCGGTTGAAAGCAGGAAATCGCCTTTCGACCATGTTCTTTACGATTCAGAGATAGAAGAGAGTTTCGCGAAGCGGTTCGAGGATGATGAGAATGTCAGGGTTTACGTCAAGCTGCCCGGCTGGTTCAAAATTGAAACCCCGGTCGGCAACTACAATCCCGACTGGGCAGCCGTCATTAACAAAAACGGCGAAGAAAAACTTTATTTCGTCCTCGAAACGAAGGGGACAGACATCGAAGAACTGCTAAGGCCGGAAGAACAGGCGAAAATCCAATTCGCCCGCAAACACTTCGAGGCCATCAACGCCGAAGTCCACTTCGAAGGACCGGAAAGTGACCCGCAGGATTTCATGCTGAGAGTCTGATGAAGTAGTGGACGGTTCGGCTGCTCCATTCGGGACTCAAAACCGTCCCTTTGCATCATTAAAAAACGCCCACAAGCGCGGAGTTGTTCGCAGCTTGTGGGCGTTTGTTTTTTTGCTTGGATGCAGGCCGCTTTAGACGGCTTTTTTCATTTTTGCGCTTGTTCCTTCAAGTCGGTTTTTGCGATATTCAGCCGCGGCAGTGAAGAGAACGTCTGTTGATGAGTTGAGCGCTGTTTCAAAGGAATCCTGAAGGACGCCAATGATGAAGCCGACGCCAACTACTTGCATGGCCACGTCATTCGGAATGCCGAAAAGACTGCACGCGAGCGGAATTAATAACAGTGAACCGCCGGCAACGCCCGAAGCGCCGCATGCTGCGACTGCGGACAGGACGCTGAGGATGATTGCAGTCGGAATGTCGACATTGATGCCGAGCGTGTTGACTGCTGCCAGTGTAAGGACGGAAATCGTCACAGCCGCTCCAGCCATGTTGATGGTCGCGCCAAGCGGAATGGAAACGGAATACGTATCCTTGTCCAATCCTAGTTTTTCACAAAGCCTCATATTGACGGGAATATTGGCCGCCGAGCTGCGTGTGAAGAAAGCGGTGATGCCGCTCTCCCTGATGCATTGGAGCACGAGCGGGTATGGATTCTGACGGGCCGTGAAGAATACGATCAGCGGATTGACGACGAAAGCGACAAACAGCATGCAGCCGATCAATACGCCCAGCAGTTTTCCATAACCCATCAGCGACTCAATGCCGCTTGTCAGGATTGAATCGATAACGAGACCCATGATGCCTAGCGGTGCGAAACGGATAACCCATTTAACAACCGTGGAAATAGCCTCAGAGAAATTCGAGATGACAGTTTTGGTAGAGTCTGGCGCGTTTTTCAGCGCAAGCCCAAGGACGACTGCCCAGGCAAGGATCCCGATATAATTTGCATTGAAAATCGCTTTGACCGGGTTGTCAACGACGTTCATCAATAAAGTCTTAAGAACTTCGATTACTCCGCCGGGGGCTTCCAGGCCTTCTGCTCCTTCCGCAAGGGTCAGGCTGACCGGGAAAATAAAGCTGGCTACTACCGCGATCAGGCCGGCAAGAAAGGTTCCTAACAGGTATAAGGTAAGAATGGATTTCATATTGGTTTTCTGTCCGCTCTTATGTTGTGCGATGGCCGACATAACCAAGAATAGAACGAGTATTGGCGCAACTGCTTTTAACGCGCCTACAAATAAGGAACCGAAAATGACCAATGACTTTGCAACACCCGGAACCGCCAAAGCCAGCACAATACCAATGGCAAGGCCGATGATGATTTGCTTTACAAGGCTTAGCTGATTCCATTTCCCCAATAGACTTTTCATACTTTCCCCCCACTTATGCAATATTACTTGCTGTTTTTTTGTATCCTTTGCGAACCCCCTGGCAAAAGATTCTTTTGCTAGAATCCCGCCTATCCGGCAAAGGTTACTAGTATTATATTGAAAATTTAGAACTATTACAATGGCAGGATTTTGACAATACTGAGACAGATGCGAAACAGATAGAAAAATATACTAATATAACAGAGGTAATACAGATGAAAAGCAACCATTGTACTCGAATGGAAGCACTGGCATCATTTGGTCGAGGCAGGAAGAACTGTCTCCTGCCTCTCATAGAGGAAACTGCGCGTATCTATCGAATAGGTAGTTTAAGAGATTAGCTGGGAGGGAGTCAGGATGGGGTTTAAGGAGTATGGGGAGTATGACGCGCTTGGGCTGGCTGGTCTAGTCAGGGGGAAGGAAGTCGAGCCGAAGGAGCTTATAGAGGAAGCGATTAATCGAATAGAAGCGCTGAATCCAAAGCTGAACGCTGTTATTAATAAAATGTATGAAAAAGCGAGGCTTTCGGCTGTTTCAGGCGAATTGACAGGAAAGTTTGCTGGCGTCCCGATGCTGTTGAAGGATATTACCCAGGAAATTAGTGGTGAACCGCTGACGGCCGGTTCGAAAGCGCTGCAGCATTACCGGGCGAGGCAAGATTCCACTTTTGCCGGTAAATTGCGAGAGGCTGGGGTGATCTTCGTTGGCCAGACGAACGTGCCGGAATTTGCATTGATGGGCATTACTGAACCGTCCCATTATGGCCCGACCCGTAATCCGTGGAATGTAAACCACACTCCAGGGGGATCGAGCGGAGGTTCGGCGGCGGCGGTGGCGTCTGGGATGGTGCCGATTGCAGGAGCGAACGATGGCGGCGGGTCAATCCGGATTCCCGCTGCATATTGCGGGCTGTTCGGGCTGAAACCGACGAGAGGGAGGACGCCGGTTGGGCCAATAGTCGGGAGGCAATGGCAAGGTGCGTCTGTGGAACATGTTCTTTCCAGGTCAGTCCGTGATAGTGCTGCTATGCTCGATGAACTTAAGGGAGTAAAGGAAAAGGGGGTGGCTTTTATGGCTCCCCATTTTGAAGGTTCTTACCTTGAACAGGCTTCCTTGCCGGCGGGCAAAGGTTTGCGGATTGCTTTTTCAGTGGACTCGCCTCTAGGGACTCCAGTGGAGACCGATTGCAAAAAAGCCGTCTTTGAAACCGCAAAGCTTTTAGAGAATATGGGCCATCAGGTGGAAGAAGCTGAGCCTCCTATTGATGGCAAAAAATTGGCCAATAGCTATTTGACGATGTACTTTGGCGAAGTCGCGGCCTCGATCGCTTCTCTGGAGGAAGTGCTTGGAAGGAAAGCGAAATTTACGGATGTGGAACCAACAAC is a genomic window containing:
- a CDS encoding MTH1187 family thiamine-binding protein gives rise to the protein MAIIDVTVIPVGTGTPSVSEYVAEIHQVLRKYEGRITYQLTPMSTLIEGDLAELLEVVREIHEVPFAKGLQRVCTNIRIDDRRDKEHTMERKLRAVENRLRGLG
- a CDS encoding ASCH domain-containing protein, which codes for MNDLAQKYWNEYWETKQEEAPKSVSAWQFGDDADYLAQLVIDGIKTATCSGFIFYELENERLPAVDDYSIILNSRDEPVGMIKITDVKKMPMNEVPEDFAIAEGEGDRTYQYWKDAHTRFFTQELGKLGLEFSEDMLLVCERFELVNAKGK
- a CDS encoding site-specific DNA-methyltransferase codes for the protein MEKLDGQSLDLAAQNIEAIKRLFPEVVAEGKIDFEKLKLALGEAVDSRKEKFEFSWHGKAEALKLAQTPSAGTLRPDRDSGKNWDETENLYIEGDNLEVLKLLQKSYFGKVKMIFIDPPYNTGKDFVYKDDFRDSIENYKRQTGQAMKANAETRGRYHTDWLNMMYPRLKLARNLLQENGVMFISLDDTEVANLRKMCDEIFGEDNFVANLVWQKKFSRANDAAYFSTMHDHILVYCKNSIHTNESGWKIGLLPRGDEIPQGYGNPDNDPRGVWTSVVLSAKSGSDKLLYEITTPSGRVCAPPSGRYWSVSKERFEELVRDNRIWFGVKGDGTPRLKTFLSEVQSGLRPNTILFHAEAGHNQEGKQETKALFDDVGVFDGPKPVRLLEFLLKTANLEDAEIVLDFFSGSATTAHAVMKLNSEDGLRRKFILVQLPELCDSGTEAYKAGFRTICEIGRERIRRAGEKVAAESERDDLDIGFKAFSLDSSNLKPWDPDFENLEQDLFNLEDNLKEDRTQDDLLHEILLKVGLPLTVPIEKADVGGKTVYSVGYGSLLVCLEDEIGLDVVNGMIRLKAEAFNPKVVFKESGFLNDAVKTNAIQTLRKNGINDVRSV
- a CDS encoding DUF4391 domain-containing protein, with translation MARMKAADSFYEHIGIGRLLSPIHKKLDKKMFYEQGGLKKGEKETISKLIEKMELAYLLSLSTINIQPFISDEYHVEGVMFLTVQLREDPSDRQVATIDEAIHRALPHPVVLVFDWNGECQISTAMKRLNKVDRSGVVIEGIHRTGWFFPSEAKAEFEAFLQAVRLENVRFSSFLDFYKDIDRAVEAIKLSRVAGSYKIAGSEAEYEERQAALLQIEKLEQEAVKLKTAIRKESQFNKKVEMNVKIQQLLKQMESLKKQLDTQGE
- a CDS encoding helicase-related protein, producing MPGGVVDNQRTGLVGDVLRRNLGEGSRISVAAAHFTLYAFEELKRELAKVDGFRFILTEPAFVDMEGLPREQVEKNENLLFGVVEEQKYKAELSQAHIARELAKWVTTKAQFKSVTKQKIEGGLYHVANKDEKEIGLVGGAPFSTAGLGYSNSSNMYINTIVDDKETNRQLLNNFDSIWQNEQVLHDVKDNILDRLETLYKENSPEFIYFVTLYHLFKEFLEGTKDLDALQAKTGFENTMIWNKLYAFQKDGVVGAVNKIEKHGGCIIADSVGLGKTFEALAVIKYYELRNHRVLVLAPKKLRENWSIYRLNDKRNILADDRFSYDLLNHTDLSRQGGYSGDINLEHVNWGNYDLVVIDESHNFRNNEARNDRVTRYSRLMNDMIKAGVKTKILMLSATPVNNKLDDLKNQVAFITEGNDGALSESANIKNISQTIRQAQSQFNKWSKLPEEERTTERLLDFLSWDYFTLLDSLTIARSRRHIEKYYNMKDIGKFPDRKKPLNIKETIDKQGEFPALSLINDDILRLRLAVYSPMQYVLPHMRGAYNEKYDTKVRNGQVFRQTDRENNLIHLMKANLLKRLESSVHSFSLTLKSITNNIDAFLQKIDDYKPGQDAAQDIMDIDVEDPELEDALIGSKVKILLKDVDLIRWKQDLQYDREILARLTMQAEMVSPERDQKLSRLKELISDKVANPLNGQNKKVLIFTAFADTANYLYANLSGWTRDKFGLHSAVVTGSDNPKTTMKLKKADFNSVLTYFSPLSKERAKVMPDAKEEIDVLIATDCISEGQNLQDCDYLINYDIHWNPVRIIQRFGRIDRLGSKNGVIQLVNFWPPIELDEYINLVGRVKDRMTILNISSTGEENVIAENSNEMKDLEYRRKQLEKLQNEMIDLEEISGNISLTDFTLDDFRMDLLAHMKKNGSVVKEAPLGLFSLTSNRNGKLKEEISPGVIFCLKQINHVPGQDGKNALHPYYLVYVKYDGNVLLSYGHVKKILDLYRSLCLGKQEPERVLYELFYKETRNGRQMVPYKELLEQAAGEIAGKIDHQSTLNIFSLGSLDSLVASSNTNLQDFEVVSYLIVKE